One window from the genome of Microbulbifer sp. ALW1 encodes:
- a CDS encoding TIM-barrel domain-containing protein: protein MKVLKSNKPTRLFRKLGLATLVPALIAGAVQSAIAESPRSYQSHQLLDNKLVIETSDSQVTLSPLNSAALEVHYQRDGLKQLPSFARSNQLKADVQAQLSVSEQALRYSLGELTAVIHKSPFHIEYLRNDKPLLSEEHGFFANQTMRGFRFKLSEEEKLIGGGQRVLGMDRRGHRLPLYNKAHYGYTTESEQMYFSLPAVMSSNKYILLFDNSATGTMDLGASEDSVMQFEAVAGRTGYIVVAGETYPQLIEHYVDVTGRQPMPPRWALGNFASRFGYRSEQEVRDVVKKFREEDFPLDALVLDLYWFGPDIQGHMGNLAWDKNAFPSPVEMMSDLREDGINTILVTEPFVLSTSERWSDAVASNALAKDLTGKSKQFDFYFGNTGLIDVFSEDGRDWFWNIYKDLKEQGVAGWWGDLGEPEVHPSDTVHAVGMADEIHNAYGHRWAQMLFDNEKAANPDERPFIMMRSGFPGSQRFGMIPWTGDVSREWGGLQPQVELSLQMGLLGFGYTHSDLGGFAGGEKFDRELYIRWLQYGVFQPVYRPHAQEHIAPEPVFHDRKTRNITREFIKLRYRLLPYNYTLAFENSQTGLPLMRPLFFENENDLALMDNKNAYLWGNDFLVAPVTEEDIDEVAVQLPGGVWFDYWNDNQYGGDLARVDVDLETIPVLVRAGAFIPTVADMKSTREYSSASLRLDYYAHESAKQSSGYVYEDDGVTANAFAKGEYQKLLFAGERTESGIAFRFNQEGEGYTGAPQNRSVELVVHNWQQAPSGIHAGDQQIRLVDREKQLADNTAWYDKRAKTLHVKFNWSEQSQALSVNL from the coding sequence ATGAAAGTACTAAAAAGTAATAAGCCTACAAGGCTGTTCCGCAAACTCGGGCTGGCAACACTGGTACCCGCCCTGATCGCCGGCGCCGTGCAGTCAGCGATCGCGGAATCACCGCGTAGCTATCAAAGCCACCAGCTGCTCGATAATAAGCTGGTGATCGAAACCAGCGATAGCCAGGTGACCCTCTCGCCACTGAACAGCGCTGCGCTGGAAGTTCACTACCAGCGTGACGGGCTCAAACAGCTGCCCTCTTTTGCCCGCTCAAATCAACTGAAAGCCGACGTACAGGCACAGCTGAGTGTTTCCGAGCAGGCGCTGCGCTATTCACTGGGTGAACTGACCGCGGTTATCCACAAGTCGCCCTTTCACATCGAATATCTGCGCAATGACAAACCGCTCCTCAGTGAAGAACACGGCTTCTTCGCCAACCAGACCATGCGCGGCTTCCGCTTCAAGCTCAGCGAAGAGGAGAAGCTGATTGGCGGCGGCCAGCGAGTGCTGGGGATGGATCGCCGCGGCCATCGCCTGCCGCTGTATAACAAAGCCCACTACGGCTACACCACCGAATCCGAGCAGATGTATTTCAGCCTGCCGGCGGTCATGAGCAGCAACAAATACATTCTGCTGTTCGACAACAGTGCCACCGGCACCATGGACCTCGGTGCCAGCGAAGACAGCGTCATGCAATTCGAAGCCGTGGCCGGGCGCACCGGCTATATCGTGGTTGCCGGCGAGACTTATCCACAACTGATCGAGCACTATGTGGATGTCACCGGTCGCCAGCCGATGCCACCGCGCTGGGCCCTGGGTAATTTTGCCTCGCGCTTCGGCTACCGCAGCGAACAGGAAGTGCGCGATGTGGTAAAAAAATTCCGCGAGGAAGATTTCCCGCTGGATGCGCTGGTACTGGATCTTTACTGGTTCGGCCCGGATATCCAGGGCCACATGGGCAACCTGGCCTGGGACAAAAATGCCTTCCCGTCGCCGGTGGAGATGATGTCGGATCTTCGCGAAGACGGTATCAACACCATCCTGGTCACTGAGCCGTTTGTACTCTCCACCTCTGAGCGCTGGAGCGATGCGGTCGCCAGCAATGCGCTGGCCAAAGACCTGACCGGAAAATCCAAGCAATTTGATTTCTACTTTGGCAACACAGGCCTGATCGACGTTTTCTCCGAAGACGGCCGCGACTGGTTCTGGAATATCTACAAAGACCTGAAAGAACAGGGCGTTGCCGGCTGGTGGGGCGATCTTGGCGAACCGGAAGTGCACCCCTCAGATACCGTGCACGCGGTCGGCATGGCGGATGAAATCCACAACGCCTATGGTCACCGCTGGGCGCAGATGCTGTTCGACAACGAAAAAGCGGCAAACCCGGACGAGCGGCCTTTCATCATGATGCGCTCCGGATTTCCCGGCTCCCAACGTTTCGGCATGATTCCCTGGACCGGTGACGTATCGCGGGAATGGGGTGGCCTGCAACCGCAGGTGGAGCTCTCCCTGCAAATGGGCCTGCTGGGCTTCGGTTACACCCACTCGGATCTCGGTGGTTTTGCCGGCGGTGAGAAATTCGATCGCGAACTCTATATCCGCTGGCTGCAGTACGGCGTTTTCCAGCCGGTTTACCGCCCCCACGCGCAGGAACATATCGCGCCCGAGCCGGTATTCCACGACCGCAAGACCCGCAACATCACCCGCGAGTTCATCAAACTCCGCTACCGCCTGCTGCCCTACAACTACACGCTGGCGTTTGAAAACAGCCAGACCGGCCTGCCGCTGATGCGCCCGCTGTTTTTTGAAAATGAAAACGACCTGGCGCTGATGGACAACAAGAATGCCTACCTGTGGGGCAACGATTTCCTGGTGGCACCGGTTACCGAGGAAGATATCGACGAAGTTGCGGTGCAGCTGCCCGGCGGTGTCTGGTTTGATTACTGGAACGACAACCAGTATGGCGGCGACCTGGCCAGGGTGGACGTGGATCTGGAAACCATTCCGGTACTGGTGCGCGCCGGTGCCTTTATCCCCACCGTTGCGGACATGAAAAGCACCCGCGAATACTCCAGCGCGAGCCTGCGCCTGGACTACTACGCCCATGAGTCCGCCAAGCAGTCCTCCGGTTACGTCTACGAGGACGATGGCGTCACCGCCAATGCCTTCGCCAAAGGCGAGTACCAGAAACTGCTGTTTGCCGGCGAACGTACCGAGTCCGGGATCGCATTCCGTTTCAATCAAGAGGGCGAGGGTTACACCGGCGCACCGCAGAACCGCAGCGTGGAGCTGGTCGTACACAACTGGCAGCAAGCGCCTTCAGGCATCCACGCCGGCGATCAACAGATTCGCCTGGTGGACCGTGAGAAGCAGCTCGCCGACAACACTGCCTGGTACGACAAGCGCGCGAAAACCCTGCATGTGAAATTCAACTGGTCTGAACAGAGCCAGGCGCTTTCGGTCAACCTTTAA
- a CDS encoding alpha-amylase family glycosyl hydrolase codes for MNKFIQLLLASTIAASTLTACDQHAETAEASEAQANASASNGKPVIYQVLPRLFGNTNATNKPWGTIEENGVGKFSDFTPKALSEIRALGADYIWYTGSLHHAVVRDYTAFGIANDDPDVVKGRAGSPYAIKDYYSVNPDLADNPAQRLDEFKALIQRSHDAGLKVIIDIVPNHVARNYHSLDKPEGVRDFGADDDTSVAYARDNNFYYVPGEPFQVPVADDGYQPLNGESHELVDGKFSEVPAKWTGNGSRAPQPAQGDWYETVKINFGVRPDGSHDFAELPADYAQKDYRAHAAFWADKDVPSSWEKFREITDYWLTFGVDGFRYDMSGMVPVAFWSYLNSSIKMQKPDALLLAEIYQPDLYRDYIHLGKMDYLYDKVGTYDAIRAAMEGKAGTDPLVEIQESLRGIEDNMLRFMENHDEQRISSPEFAGNPRAGIPAMVVSATISGAPTLVYFGQELGEPGAGDAGFGKASRTTIFDYWSVPSIRRWNNDGQFNSEKLSESEQSLRDFYGKLLTFTRHSSALTGEYRDLHHYNRTQGDHYSDKLFSFARWNGPERLLVTANFGTSNNPVTLRLPADLIAQWQLSPGKYVLTNQLQAGTAELVVGDDLNASVRLELAALSGQVLKLTD; via the coding sequence ATGAACAAGTTTATTCAGCTACTTCTGGCATCGACCATTGCCGCGAGCACACTGACCGCTTGCGACCAGCATGCGGAAACCGCGGAAGCCAGTGAGGCGCAGGCGAATGCCAGCGCCAGTAATGGCAAGCCGGTCATCTATCAGGTGCTTCCACGCCTGTTCGGCAACACCAATGCCACCAACAAGCCCTGGGGCACCATCGAAGAAAATGGCGTGGGCAAGTTCAGCGACTTCACCCCCAAGGCCCTGTCGGAGATTCGCGCGCTCGGTGCAGACTACATCTGGTATACCGGTTCACTGCACCATGCGGTGGTACGCGACTACACCGCCTTCGGCATTGCCAATGACGATCCGGACGTGGTCAAGGGCCGCGCAGGCTCCCCCTACGCGATCAAGGACTACTACTCGGTGAACCCGGATCTCGCCGACAACCCGGCGCAGCGCCTGGACGAATTCAAGGCGCTGATCCAGCGCTCCCACGACGCAGGTCTCAAGGTCATCATCGACATAGTACCCAACCACGTCGCGCGCAATTACCACTCCCTCGACAAACCCGAAGGCGTACGCGATTTCGGCGCGGACGACGACACCAGTGTGGCTTACGCCCGCGACAACAACTTCTATTACGTTCCCGGCGAACCCTTCCAGGTTCCAGTGGCGGACGATGGTTACCAGCCGTTGAACGGCGAATCCCACGAATTGGTCGACGGTAAATTTTCCGAAGTCCCGGCCAAGTGGACCGGCAATGGCAGCCGCGCCCCCCAACCCGCTCAGGGCGACTGGTACGAGACGGTTAAAATCAACTTCGGCGTGCGCCCGGACGGCAGCCATGACTTCGCCGAACTACCTGCGGACTATGCGCAGAAAGACTACCGCGCACACGCGGCTTTCTGGGCGGACAAAGACGTCCCCAGCAGCTGGGAAAAATTCCGCGAAATCACCGATTACTGGCTGACCTTCGGTGTGGACGGCTTCCGCTACGACATGTCTGGCATGGTGCCGGTGGCGTTCTGGAGTTACCTCAACTCCTCCATCAAAATGCAGAAACCCGACGCCCTGCTGCTGGCGGAAATCTACCAGCCAGATCTCTACCGGGATTACATCCATCTCGGCAAGATGGACTATCTCTACGACAAGGTAGGCACCTACGACGCCATTCGCGCGGCAATGGAGGGCAAGGCCGGCACCGATCCACTGGTGGAGATCCAGGAAAGCCTGCGCGGTATTGAAGACAATATGCTGCGCTTTATGGAAAACCACGACGAGCAGCGTATCAGCAGCCCCGAGTTTGCCGGTAACCCACGCGCCGGCATTCCTGCCATGGTTGTTTCCGCTACCATCAGCGGTGCGCCGACCCTGGTTTACTTCGGCCAGGAACTCGGTGAACCCGGCGCCGGCGATGCGGGCTTCGGCAAAGCCAGCCGCACGACCATCTTCGACTACTGGTCAGTGCCCAGCATTCGCCGCTGGAATAACGATGGCCAGTTCAATAGCGAAAAGCTCAGTGAGTCCGAACAATCCCTGCGGGACTTTTACGGCAAACTGCTGACCTTCACCCGCCACAGCAGTGCGCTTACCGGCGAGTATCGCGACCTGCACCACTACAACCGCACTCAGGGCGATCACTACAGCGACAAACTTTTCAGCTTCGCCCGCTGGAATGGCCCGGAGCGCCTGTTGGTGACCGCCAACTTTGGAACCAGTAACAACCCCGTTACGCTCAGGCTTCCCGCTGACTTGATTGCACAGTGGCAGCTGAGCCCCGGTAAGTACGTCCTTACAAACCAGTTGCAGGCGGGCACCGCCGAGCTGGTGGTTGGTGACGACCTGAATGCCAGCGTCCGGCTGGAACTGGCCGCGCTCTCCGGGCAGGTGCTGAAACTCACCGATTAA
- a CDS encoding DUF3014 domain-containing protein: protein MGGVKDWLIALLVAAAVIFGIYWFAVREAPKPEIPAPVVEPAPETDSGVDLEQPSEPEIAPAPEPASPVEPPRALPALNDSDSEARKDIISLSSDGALAQWIVPDEVVRKWVAAVNTATKGDLMHKNRPFENLKGGIAVKDLETRSDGQKVYVLSQENYQRYDQPVRLFAMVDTDTAVNLYQFWYPRLKQAYGELGLKNKNFHAAVLAAIDQALAAPEIEGPIKLVRPTVYYKFEDEKLEKMPGLHKLMIRIGPDNAARVKEKLRELKASLQNLPTN from the coding sequence ATGGGCGGAGTTAAGGATTGGTTGATCGCGCTGCTCGTCGCAGCCGCGGTAATATTTGGCATCTACTGGTTCGCCGTGCGGGAAGCCCCCAAGCCCGAGATCCCCGCGCCCGTGGTCGAGCCGGCGCCAGAAACCGATAGTGGCGTCGACCTGGAGCAACCTTCCGAGCCGGAAATTGCGCCGGCTCCCGAACCCGCGTCGCCGGTAGAACCCCCGCGCGCACTGCCCGCCCTCAACGACAGCGACAGCGAAGCCCGTAAAGACATCATCTCTTTATCTTCAGACGGTGCTCTGGCGCAGTGGATAGTGCCCGATGAAGTGGTGCGTAAATGGGTTGCGGCGGTCAACACCGCCACCAAAGGCGACCTGATGCACAAGAACCGCCCCTTTGAAAATTTAAAGGGCGGTATCGCCGTCAAAGACCTGGAAACCCGCAGCGACGGCCAGAAGGTGTATGTACTCTCCCAGGAAAACTACCAGCGCTACGACCAGCCGGTACGACTGTTCGCCATGGTCGATACCGACACCGCGGTCAACCTCTACCAATTCTGGTACCCGCGCCTGAAACAGGCCTACGGCGAACTGGGGCTTAAAAACAAGAACTTCCACGCCGCGGTACTTGCCGCCATCGACCAGGCGCTGGCAGCACCGGAAATCGAGGGCCCGATCAAACTGGTGCGCCCGACGGTGTACTACAAATTTGAAGATGAAAAACTGGAGAAAATGCCGGGCCTGCACAAATTGATGATTCGTATCGGGCCGGACAATGCAGCGCGGGTAAAGGAAAAACTGCGTGAGCTCAAAGCCAGCCTGCAGAATCTGCCAACAAACTGA
- a CDS encoding FTR1 family protein, translated as MLLTSVILVLREVLEAALLLSILLAMSHYLGLRTRWILMALAGGILGSIAYGAGIGIVSQTFDGMGQELLNAAMQFAIYGLLLLVGILLIWNSAGRQQYLLLLQWSMVLAVALATLREGSEVYVYLIAFRHQTDLLQSVLLGALIGAGIGFSIGALFYYLLLGLPRRRRLIFALVLLSLIGAGLCLQAVQLLEQADWLPAQAPLWDSSTLLSENSLLGQLLYALLGYEATPTLMAVIAYILGLSLMTALLGWAWIKSRAVPYEYAQGLSE; from the coding sequence ATGTTGTTGACCAGTGTCATCCTGGTGCTGCGGGAAGTGCTGGAAGCGGCACTTCTGCTCAGTATCCTGCTCGCCATGAGCCACTATCTCGGCCTGCGCACGCGCTGGATTTTAATGGCCCTTGCAGGGGGGATTCTCGGCTCCATCGCCTACGGTGCGGGTATCGGCATTGTGTCGCAAACCTTTGATGGAATGGGGCAGGAGCTGCTGAACGCAGCGATGCAATTTGCGATCTACGGGCTATTGCTGCTGGTGGGTATTTTACTCATCTGGAACAGTGCGGGCCGGCAGCAGTATCTGTTGCTCCTGCAATGGAGCATGGTGCTCGCAGTGGCGCTGGCAACACTGCGCGAGGGATCGGAAGTTTATGTATACCTGATTGCCTTTCGTCACCAGACCGACCTGCTGCAAAGTGTACTCCTGGGAGCGCTGATTGGTGCGGGTATCGGTTTCAGTATCGGAGCACTGTTCTATTACCTGCTGTTGGGACTGCCGCGCAGGCGTCGCCTGATCTTTGCACTGGTGTTGCTCAGCCTTATTGGTGCGGGTCTGTGTTTGCAGGCGGTCCAGTTGCTTGAGCAGGCCGACTGGCTGCCGGCGCAAGCGCCGCTTTGGGACAGCTCGACACTGCTGTCGGAAAATTCACTACTGGGCCAGCTGTTGTACGCTTTGCTTGGCTATGAAGCCACGCCGACATTGATGGCGGTGATCGCCTATATTTTGGGACTCTCGTTGATGACCGCACTTTTAGGTTGGGCCTGGATCAAGTCGCGTGCGGTGCCCTATGAGTATGCGCAGGGGTTAAGTGAATGA
- a CDS encoding cupredoxin domain-containing protein, which produces MKTRLRNLAIAVLATLIPVLSASAAYPELQLEIRDHLFYPSVLKVPANTKIKLIVFNRDATPEEFESYELNREKVIMGGQKAIIFIGPLAPGEYPFFGEFNPKTAQGKVIAE; this is translated from the coding sequence ATGAAAACCCGCTTGCGTAATCTTGCTATCGCGGTCCTCGCTACCCTGATTCCGGTATTGTCGGCAAGTGCGGCCTATCCGGAATTGCAGCTTGAGATACGCGACCACCTGTTTTATCCGTCGGTGTTGAAAGTGCCGGCGAACACCAAAATAAAATTGATCGTGTTCAACCGCGATGCCACGCCGGAAGAATTTGAAAGCTATGAGCTCAACCGGGAGAAAGTCATTATGGGTGGGCAGAAAGCCATTATTTTTATCGGTCCCCTGGCGCCGGGAGAGTACCCGTTTTTTGGCGAGTTCAATCCGAAAACGGCGCAGGGCAAGGTGATCGCCGAATGA
- a CDS encoding ATP-binding protein: protein MKSIRIFLLIALLSTITLVNFIAALHGYRASMAEAERLFDRQTTGTAMLLAAMPVNQAAPLVVAENDLQAFQVWSRDGRLLMRSDNAPATPIGDAEEGFSEQNFSGFRWRVYSRPTSDGRSIRVAERVDLRFRLADEVVLQSVMPILIGLPVAGLLIWLVIGRGLASLRNLAEELRQKRAEDLTPLTLTAPPEELLPLVRSTNALLERLQASFDRERRFSADAAHELRTPIAAIQVHADNLANQLQGNVQKPQESLVKLQGSIARMSHLVEQMLNLFRMTPEHYPARFEAIDLHRLVRDVIAELYPAFSRREQEVELQGESAFIRGDQFALVLLLQNLLNNACKYTPQGGHIAVQVSKLADAVVLQVEDSGPGISSAERERVFERFYRVGGDRHESRVPGCGLGLSIVHHIAELHRAQLVLGNSSLGSEKSPGLSVSVRFPVQVSTGRDPKQEKAIDENPLA, encoded by the coding sequence TTGAAGTCGATCCGTATATTCCTGCTGATTGCGCTGCTGTCGACCATCACCCTGGTGAACTTTATCGCAGCACTGCACGGCTACCGCGCGAGTATGGCGGAGGCCGAGCGGCTGTTCGACCGCCAGACCACGGGAACCGCCATGTTGCTGGCGGCTATGCCGGTCAATCAGGCTGCACCACTGGTTGTTGCCGAAAATGATCTGCAGGCGTTTCAGGTATGGTCCCGGGATGGCCGGTTACTGATGCGCTCCGACAACGCGCCGGCGACGCCTATCGGTGATGCGGAAGAAGGTTTCAGTGAACAGAATTTTTCCGGTTTCCGCTGGCGTGTCTACAGCCGCCCCACCTCTGATGGCCGCTCGATACGGGTGGCGGAACGGGTCGATCTGCGCTTTCGCCTGGCGGACGAGGTGGTGCTGCAGTCGGTAATGCCGATTTTGATCGGGCTGCCGGTGGCGGGGCTATTGATTTGGCTGGTTATCGGTCGCGGCCTTGCCAGTCTGCGAAACCTTGCCGAAGAACTGCGTCAAAAACGTGCGGAAGACCTGACGCCGCTGACCTTGACTGCGCCACCGGAAGAGTTGTTGCCCCTGGTGCGTTCGACCAATGCGCTGCTCGAACGGTTGCAGGCTTCTTTTGATCGCGAGCGACGCTTTTCCGCCGACGCCGCCCACGAGCTGCGCACGCCCATCGCCGCGATTCAGGTACACGCGGACAACCTGGCCAACCAGTTGCAAGGCAACGTACAGAAACCGCAGGAATCCCTGGTTAAATTACAGGGCAGTATTGCGCGTATGTCACATCTGGTTGAACAGATGCTCAATCTTTTCCGGATGACCCCGGAGCATTATCCGGCGCGTTTCGAGGCCATCGATCTGCATCGACTGGTTCGGGATGTGATCGCCGAACTCTATCCGGCGTTTTCCCGCCGCGAACAGGAAGTCGAACTGCAGGGGGAGTCGGCATTTATCCGGGGCGATCAATTCGCACTGGTGTTATTACTGCAGAACCTGCTGAACAATGCCTGCAAATATACCCCGCAGGGAGGCCACATCGCCGTGCAGGTGAGCAAGCTTGCCGATGCGGTAGTACTGCAGGTTGAGGATTCTGGTCCGGGCATTTCTTCAGCAGAGCGCGAGCGTGTTTTCGAGCGCTTTTACCGGGTGGGCGGCGATCGACATGAAAGCCGGGTACCCGGTTGCGGCCTGGGGCTTTCCATCGTGCACCATATTGCAGAGCTGCATCGCGCTCAGCTGGTGCTCGGGAATTCTTCTCTCGGCAGCGAAAAGTCGCCGGGACTTTCGGTGTCGGTGCGCTTCCCTGTGCAGGTGAGTACAGGACGTGACCCCAAACAGGAAAAAGCGATCGATGAAAACCCGCTTGCGTAA
- a CDS encoding response regulator transcription factor, which yields MRILLIEDDQSLAEGITTALRHVGYAVDHTPSGSKGVALAVAAQPDLLVLDLGLPDMDGLAVLKALRTKQITTPVLILTARDDLPSKVQGLDAGADDYLTKPFAVDELLARLRALERRGASGGSAEVIIGDVVINLATHSVEHGGNPVRLSRREFSLLRALAERPGNILSREQLEDKLYSWGESVASNTVDVHIHNLRKKISSDFIQTIRGVGYKLGPTR from the coding sequence ATGCGGATACTGTTGATTGAAGACGACCAGTCCCTGGCGGAAGGGATTACCACCGCACTGCGCCACGTCGGTTACGCCGTCGACCATACCCCGTCCGGTAGCAAGGGCGTCGCATTGGCGGTCGCTGCCCAGCCGGATCTATTGGTACTCGATCTGGGTCTGCCGGATATGGACGGGCTGGCGGTGCTCAAGGCCCTGCGCACAAAGCAGATAACAACGCCGGTATTGATCCTCACGGCCCGCGACGACCTGCCATCAAAAGTGCAGGGGCTGGACGCCGGCGCCGATGACTACCTCACCAAACCGTTTGCCGTCGACGAATTACTGGCGCGGTTGCGCGCGCTGGAACGCCGCGGCGCCAGTGGCGGCTCTGCTGAAGTGATTATCGGTGATGTCGTTATCAATCTCGCTACGCACTCGGTCGAGCACGGTGGTAATCCGGTGCGTCTCTCCCGCCGTGAATTCAGCCTGCTGCGCGCCCTGGCTGAACGTCCCGGTAATATCCTGAGCCGCGAACAGCTGGAAGACAAACTGTACAGCTGGGGTGAATCGGTCGCGAGTAACACCGTGGATGTGCACATTCACAACCTGCGCAAAAAAATCAGTAGCGATTTTATCCAGACGATTCGTGGTGTCGGCTACAAGCTGGGGCCGACACGTTGA
- a CDS encoding SDR family oxidoreductase — protein sequence MSANIAGGDSTENTTGKDLTILLTGASGGIGQALAHNLAARGHRLLLQGRNQVALKQLCDALPGAHRHLVMPADLLDPQQRAELLRSCRSLSGGVDVLINNAGVARFALLADTDDSAMRSILETNLLVPMALTRDLLPLLQQSTKGAVINIGSAFGHIGHPGFSIYGASKSGLHGFTEALRRELGDSQVKVHYLAPRAVDTSLNTDAVVGLNRALGNRSDSPQRVAQQCLALLEGGRSARRFMGWPERLFIKVNALLPSLVDGALVKKMPVIRRFAEQNHLQGETL from the coding sequence ATGAGCGCGAACATCGCAGGTGGCGATTCAACCGAAAACACCACCGGCAAGGACCTGACCATCCTGCTCACCGGTGCCAGTGGCGGTATTGGCCAGGCGCTGGCACACAATCTCGCCGCACGCGGCCACCGTTTGCTGCTGCAGGGGCGCAACCAGGTGGCCCTGAAGCAACTGTGTGATGCCTTGCCCGGCGCCCATCGGCATCTGGTAATGCCCGCTGACCTGTTGGATCCGCAGCAGCGAGCGGAGCTGCTGCGCAGCTGCCGTTCCCTTTCCGGCGGCGTGGACGTACTGATCAACAACGCTGGCGTCGCGCGCTTTGCACTGCTCGCGGATACCGACGACAGCGCCATGCGCTCGATTCTGGAAACCAACCTGCTGGTTCCCATGGCCCTTACCCGCGACCTGCTGCCACTGCTACAGCAGAGCACCAAGGGTGCGGTCATCAATATCGGTTCGGCGTTCGGGCATATCGGCCACCCGGGATTCAGTATCTATGGCGCGAGTAAATCCGGTCTACACGGGTTTACCGAAGCCTTGCGCCGAGAACTTGGTGACAGCCAGGTAAAGGTGCACTACCTGGCGCCCCGCGCCGTTGACACTTCGCTGAATACGGACGCGGTTGTCGGTCTCAACCGCGCACTCGGTAACCGTTCAGATTCGCCGCAACGGGTAGCGCAGCAATGTCTGGCACTGCTTGAGGGTGGGCGCAGTGCGCGTCGTTTTATGGGCTGGCCCGAACGGTTGTTTATCAAGGTAAATGCACTGCTGCCGTCACTGGTGGACGGTGCACTGGTAAAGAAAATGCCGGTGATTCGCCGTTTCGCCGAGCAGAACCATCTACAGGGAGAAACCTTATGA
- a CDS encoding TenA family transcriptional regulator, with the protein MNFFDQLQRETESERQQLLSVPVIQRGARGEITLEEYVGFLSQAYHHVKHTVPLMMACGSRLSDRQEWLRVALAEYIEEETGHQEWILNDIAACGGDAEAVRHSKPNFSTELMVAYAYDTIARGNPLGFFGMVHVLEGTSIQLADMAAGAIKKSLDLPSKAFSYLSSHGALDVGHVEFFQGLMNKIETPEDQRAIVHSARAIYRLYADIFQEVATTCALAEVA; encoded by the coding sequence ATGAATTTTTTTGACCAGTTACAGCGTGAGACCGAGTCCGAGCGACAGCAATTGCTCAGTGTTCCCGTCATTCAGCGCGGTGCGCGCGGGGAGATCACACTCGAGGAATATGTTGGCTTTCTTTCCCAGGCCTATCACCACGTCAAGCATACGGTACCGCTGATGATGGCCTGCGGCAGTCGCTTGAGCGACCGCCAGGAGTGGCTGCGGGTAGCGTTGGCGGAGTACATCGAAGAGGAAACCGGTCACCAGGAGTGGATTCTGAATGACATCGCGGCTTGTGGTGGGGACGCCGAAGCAGTGCGCCACAGCAAACCGAATTTCAGTACCGAACTGATGGTAGCTTATGCCTACGACACCATCGCTCGCGGTAACCCTCTCGGCTTTTTCGGCATGGTGCATGTGCTGGAGGGTACCAGTATCCAGCTGGCGGATATGGCGGCCGGCGCCATCAAAAAATCACTGGATTTGCCAAGCAAGGCATTCAGCTACCTGAGTTCCCACGGTGCCCTGGATGTTGGACACGTGGAATTTTTTCAGGGACTGATGAACAAGATTGAAACCCCTGAGGACCAGCGTGCGATCGTGCACAGCGCACGGGCCATTTATCGCTTGTATGCCGATATTTTCCAGGAAGTCGCGACGACCTGTGCACTGGCAGAGGTGGCCTGA